The Chitinophaga pinensis DSM 2588 region GGTCTTCCCCTTCACCGGTGATGAATTGATCAAGAGCATACAATCCCGGCTCAACAGATATCAGCATATCCGCGAGACCATGCAACCACGCGAAACGCTGATCCGTCAACTACACGTGGAAGGTAAAAATCCTATCAATGAGCGCCTGAGTAAAACAGAAGCGAAAATCCTGGATATGATCGCCAGGGGAATGAGCAGCAGGGACATTGCATCCTACAAATGCATTAGTGTACGCACGGTAGACAACCACCGGCATAACATTACTAAAAAGCTCCAGCTTTCAGGACCAAATGCACTGGTAAAATTTGCGATCGGTTATGGCGGTGTGTTAAGCAGACAATAGTCAGTACAAAATCTTTATGATGTCCGGTTATGCCATTTCCGTATCCGGTGTGGCGGATGTGTGCCTGCTTGTAAAGACCAGTATGGAAACGTTATTTAAAGCATGGCCCGATGTATGACAAGACAGGTAACGCGTAGACAATGTTTAACGCATGATACATCCGCTGTGCAATACCCACTTACACCGGACGATGATAAAGGTTTGGGGTCTGAACTATGTTTAGCGCACAACATGTTCCTTCACAATACCCAGCTTTTTCATCCGCGCTTCCAGCGTGGTAGGTTTGATATCCAGAAGATCTGCAGCGCCCTGCGGACCTCTGATCCTGCCATTGGAATAACGAAGCGCCCTGATAATGGTCTGCCGTTCTGTTTCCGCCAGCGTAAGCAACGGCGACAGACTATTACCATCTGCCTCCAATGCTTTTCGGTTTCCGGGAACAGCGATGGTAATCTGTGGTTCGTCACTTGAAATAACTGCGCGTTCTACCATGTGTTCCATTTCCCGGATATTTCCCGGCCAGGTATAATCCATCAGTGCCAGCACGGATCCGGATGCAATATGCCGTATGGGTTTTCCATACTTCATAGCGGCATTGCGGGCAAAATGCTGTAACAACAATGGAATGTCTTCCCTGCGCTCCCGCAGGGCCGGCAGGTGTATGGGAAATACGTATAAACGGTAATACAGGTCCTGACGGAAACGCCCCTGTCTCACTTCTTCTTCCAATGTCCTGTTGGTGGCCGCAATAATACGCACATTGACGGGAATGGTCTCCGTCCCTCCGATACGTTCAATTTCCTTCTCCTGGATCACACGCAGTAGTTTCGCCTGCATATCAAGGGGTAATTCGCCGATTTCATCGAGGAAAAGGGTACCGCCTTCCGCCATCTCAAATTTGCCGATACGGCGGTGAATAGCGCCTGTAAATGCCCCTTTCTCATGACCGAACAACTCCGACTCTATGAGCTGGGGTGGCAATGCGGCACAATTGATTTTGACGAAGGCTTTCTGCCTGCGCATAGAAGAAAGGTGGATGGCCTCTGCAAATAGCTCCTTACCAGTGCCCGTTTCTCCGGTCAGCAGCACCGTCGCATCTGTAGGCGCGACCTGCCTGACCTGTTGTATCACCGGACGTAAAGCGATCCCACTGACCAGCTTCGCCGGCAGCAGATCATTATACAATAGCAGTTCAGCGCCGTCACCGCCCATATCCTCCTCCTGCAACCATTGCGGCAAGGCGTCCAGCAACATCAGTTTCAGGGTGGCGGCAGAAAGCAGTCCGGCGTAACGTTTCACGGAGATCTGCAATGATTTGGGGAAGGTATTATGATGTTTAGCCAGCAGACATAAAAAACCAAAGCTATTGGTATGGTTACGCAAAGGCAGTATCAGCATCTCCCGCACCCCACTATTGAAAAGAGTCGTCTGTAAAGCTGACCTTCTGTCAGGCGCATACATCTCCAGTACCCCTGAAATATTGTCCTGCATAAAATGCTCGCTTACCTTCTGAGGTAGCGGCAGTAAGGTTAACCCCTCTGTTTTGTGGCACCAGCGACTGATCGTCCCATTTCCGTCAGCGATACCAATCAATACAGAGATCGTATGCAGGTAAGGACGCAACACAGTATGAATAAATGCAAAAAGATCATTTTCATTCCTGATCGAC contains the following coding sequences:
- a CDS encoding sigma-54 interaction domain-containing protein, producing MDLLALIELLLPEGTLPEIQSENGHVDWRGAIGSIRNENDLFAFIHTVLRPYLHTISVLIGIADGNGTISRWCHKTEGLTLLPLPQKVSEHFMQDNISGVLEMYAPDRRSALQTTLFNSGVREMLILPLRNHTNSFGFLCLLAKHHNTFPKSLQISVKRYAGLLSAATLKLMLLDALPQWLQEEDMGGDGAELLLYNDLLPAKLVSGIALRPVIQQVRQVAPTDATVLLTGETGTGKELFAEAIHLSSMRRQKAFVKINCAALPPQLIESELFGHEKGAFTGAIHRRIGKFEMAEGGTLFLDEIGELPLDMQAKLLRVIQEKEIERIGGTETIPVNVRIIAATNRTLEEEVRQGRFRQDLYYRLYVFPIHLPALRERREDIPLLLQHFARNAAMKYGKPIRHIASGSVLALMDYTWPGNIREMEHMVERAVISSDEPQITIAVPGNRKALEADGNSLSPLLTLAETERQTIIRALRYSNGRIRGPQGAADLLDIKPTTLEARMKKLGIVKEHVVR